cattattacgGGGTGTTATTCTATTCAAAAGGATATATAggccctatatatatatctatgctTGTCTGTAGGCAGTATGATTACACAATCAGAAATCATCAATGACAGCGAAGTACCgctgtaaaatatcaccactcagtacagtatagtactGGTATCGATCTTTTCGAGTTCGAAATTCTACTCAGGCCAATTATAAAcggaaatgttttgttgaatgaGAAAACAATGTCTCATGTGCCTAGTTCACTGTTGATTAATTCTAATAAAGGTATTATGTATTAGCCTTCTCcggtgtgtttttgttttaattttgacccGATTCCAAACAGACAACCGTACACGAAGTGTTGAAAAAAGCCTGCCGCCTAACGGCGTGGGAAAAATCCCACGTTAACCGCATCGTTTGCATTTTCACAACAGCACACATCTCTGAAAATATCTACCAATATCTAATTATCGCATTGCATAGTATTCTGATCAGGTAGATTCTATATTACAATCACAAAAGAAAGTCTACGACGGTAAACAAGATGGGTGAAATATGTCTCGATGAACATACGGGTCACAAGGCAAAACTGACACACAAACCAGCGACCGGGTCAAATGTCCGGATACATTTAAACTGTGATATTCCATTTAATAAAGCAAACACaataattaaaagatatttctaatAAAAGCTACACACAAAGTGGCGTAAGTTTACACGCTTTTAgcgtttaaataaaataatgagtaAATAAATTAGGCCACTTATATTTTTTCCGGATTTAATATCCGGGCCGATTCAgtatgttgtacaaacaaaaCTCCATAGATCTAAAAATAGCGCGGACAAACTGGCACTAGTTCTATCGGTAATCTTTCGAAGTCCATATTTACACGTCAATCTTTCCCCATCACTTCAATACTTCTACCTTCTACGTCGAATATATGAATCCAAGGTAACTTGGCGTATTACCGGCAATTTGCAgtgttgtgtatttattacACAATCGGAACCGAAGTGAAGTTACTATGTAGGTCAACCCTACGATAACATATATATCCAGTATGGCAGGTTAGCTTTTAGCTTCGaaagtaaacatcaaacacacaaaaacatacttacacaataaaataagaaagaaaTGATGTTATAGTAATATGATTATGACTAATTTATAGGAACCACATTAACTACAGTAATTATTTCACATCTTCCGTTCAGCAGAAGCAAACattgtgtattgtaatattgttCAGAGAACCCGGTAGAGGGCAGTACCTCTCTTTTTACCACTGCCATTTCCGCTTTTCGTAGCGATCCCTATGACTCAGGGTTACCCCTGTGTCAAAAACCACAAGTTTTAGTTCTTCATGATTTTTAGCTTTCCTGAAGATGTCCAGCATATTTCCAATATCTTTTGTCTTATTCTTTGACTTTTTCTCGTTATTGGTCCTTGGTTTAGTGAAAGGAATGTTTTTGTCTTCATCATGAAGTGTGTTCCCTTCATTGGCAGTTGtttgtttcttctttttcttgCTACAGCTGTTGGGTTCTTTGGAAGgacattttttttccattgaGATAGTGGGTCTTCCATTCATGAATGTATGCCTTGTTTCCACAAGTATCTGATTTGTTGTTGTGAGATGTGCAGGAGTTGCAAAAGCAGCTTAAATTTTCGGCCTTTCACTACACCTGGCTCAACTGATTGTACACTATGCAACTGCCGAGTTCCTTCAAAAGTTTTTAGGGTATCAGATTTTGTTCCCTTTTCTGTTAatcttatcaaaataaaaaagactCTTCGTTTGTGTTCACACTCAATTCCACTTCCTATTTTCAAGTGTGATTCACAATATTGGAACAACTCCTTTGCATCTCTGATGGTTCCTTTCCGACTTTTCACAAAAGTTTCGGCACCTTTCTTGATGATCCCACCTAGTGCATCACAAGGGCCTTTACCATGCCTATAACCAAatcaaaggccctgagaaacgtcagggtcgGAGGTCatattaaaagaaatttaaaattggattttatagtctgacagttacatttgtatcatatgaatgtcttcatctggccctggtatttctattctatatatattcaagaaaacatttggtttggtttagtttattttgtttaacgtcctattaacatctaaggtcatttaaggacggcctcccgtgcgtgcgacatttatgagtgtggtgagtgcgtatgtgtgttttgggagtctgcggtatgttcgtgttaagtctccttgtgataggccggaacttttgccaatttaaagtgctatctcactgaagcatactaccgaagacacccagcagcacaccccacccggtcacattatactgacaacggggcTGCGCTCGATTCGCTGTCCAGAACGTTCCGCACAGTCAGAACAGCAATAAAGTACACTGGAACAGTGTCCGGAACTTGTCCAGGCTGTGCCCGCGAAATAGGTGGTGCAGCTGGAACAGTGACGTCACAAACATGGCTTCCTCGAACTTTTACAGGTGTAATTGCGGTGTTTTCTTCTGCACATTAGCAGCAGCAATGCAACACAGATGTACTAAAGCTGGTAGGTGAATCATATCCTCCAAATATGGGACTTCCAAAGTAAAAGCATGACTTAAATAACTCTGAATATTGGCTATTAAATGGAACTTGGAAGATTCATTTGCATGAGTTAATGTACATTACTTCATGTGCTGTAAAATTAGTTAAATTACTCTATTAAAAAAATTGCAGTATCATTAGTCCACAGAAGCATGGATCGTTTTATTTTAATCACAAAAAATCGGTTGTAGGGAAGTATAACTGACTTCAGAGGAATGTTTGAAAGATGCCTAGGCTAGCCTAGGTAGGCATCTTTTAACCCCCAATTCGTCTGCAAAGTCAGTTATGCATGGAAGTATCGATTTTTTGTGATTAGCCCCCGTTCGGGACTTTACTTCACAATAAAGGGATTTACTTTAAATTTTAacatcatatgatatatatatatattatatattcacaTGCATCAATGAATACAAAGTGAAACTGATAAGTTGTTGTGATGGACAGGTGTAgatattaaaattgtaaatCAAACAATTTTATTGTGAAGTAAGGTTCTGACCCCAAGTACCTGAGCACCACTGGAATGTTATAGAGCCATTGAAACCACCTTCATACGTTCCCCCCAGAaacagatgtagatctatatttacatgacaatgacattaatattattttacacCTACCTGTTTATTAACAGTTGCTGGTGATACTGCTACATGCTCGAGTGCCAGCACCACAAGTTCGAGAAACATTGAAGATGTTGGAGACAGTGAGGACAGGACAATGTTTGAATGTGATGTCTGTAAAGGATGGTTTTTGGACATGAAGACTTTTGACCGCCATGACTGTATCATGAATACCGGTAATGCTTCTAACGAAAGTCCGCTTGCagcagcatcatcatcatcatcatcagagAAAGGTAATCCTATAAGCACATGTACATGGAACAGAAAAGCAACCCTGATGCTTATTGATTTATACAAGAAACTGGAAGAAAGTGTTTCATCTGGTAAGATGAAAAAGAAAGTACTTTGGGAAAAAAATAGCAAAAGAACTGCAATCAGAGGGTTACAGTTTCTGTTGTGATCAAGTTTCTGGAAGGTGGAAGTCTCTGATGAGAGCTTACAAAAACGTTAAAGACCACAATAAGAAAAGTGGCAACAACCCAAAAACCTATGAATATGAGGAAGAACTGGATGAAATTTTTGGGCAGAATCCCTGTATAGTACCAAAATTTACACTATCTACCAACTCATCAAAAAGACCCTTAGGTGATGATAGTGatgataataatgatgatgatgatgaaagtGTTTCAAGTAATGAAGCCAGGAAAGCTAACCCTCCAAAACAGCAAAGAAAGTCAAGCGCGAATGAAATTGTTGAAGTTTTCAAGAGCTATATTGCTGATCAGGAAAAGAAACAGAAGGAAGAAAGGGGTATGAGGGAAAGAATGCACAAAGAAAGAATGAGTGTAATGACCAGTCTAATACAAGTACTAAAAGGAAAAAATGAAGATGATAAATAAGAAAGTAAGGATAGAATCTATGcttattacattacatgtatatacataggAACAATCCATCCACCTTCTTCAGTTCATAGTATTTCAAAATAACTAACTTGTAATGGCTAGGCATGCACAATtacaatataaaattttatcaaaaaatttgtattgaattaattctgatattgttgttaaatatgtatattttatttctttgttacGGAACTGTTAGTTGTAAACTCTTTTAGATCAGATTTGAATCAGATTCAGTCTTCACAATTTGAATGATAAAGATAAGCTTGTATTGCTTGACTGCTGTTTTTAGTATCAGTTAACACTTAATcactatatttttttctctcatcaGAATGTGTTGTATGCATGGAAGATGGAAAGCATCCAAATTGTGTTTTTGTGGACTGCGGTCACTTGGTTGTGTGTATGGACTGTGGATCAAGATGCAACACATGCCCAGTTTGTCGGGAGGAAATAAAGCAGAGAATCAAAGTGTTTCCATGAGTTTGTAAAACAACAgcaaatatgaaacaaaacTTTTGATTATTCACCTGAAAATGGTGGAAAGATTTGGTGTGGTAAAATGGTTGTTACGTTTTATTCATAATTCTCTTGTTTACTCAGACAGGAAGTGCAGTTTTTAATGTGGTACaagttattgtttttattaataattaaacTCATTTGTCTACAATTTTCTTATTTAAGTTGATATATGTGGCCAGATGCTGCTTAAGGAAGGAGCAACTGCAATATTATTTCTTTCATAAAGCATGACTTTACTTATGGATGTCTTTTATGCTGCAGGTAATCAGGGCCTGTTgtgaaatgtaattatttttatttgccAATAAATGTACCCATTATGTGTCAGATGATTCAGGCCCATTTTGACTCTTTTTCATTGTATTCAATCAaacattccatttttttttccattatatatttattttgctaTTGTGCCAAATTTATATGAATAATactatattttaatattgtgAATGTCACCAACTGTAATGCATCTCTATTATGCTTACTCGggtgttatatctacatgtaatatTCATTACATTGTTTTTAAAGGAAACAGATAGTTTCTTATCTCATTCTCagtaaaaacattttgttttttcaaattGTACAAGACAGAGGATTTAGTTtgcaaatatataaacatttatatatgcAATATGTTCTGATAAAATGTACTTTAATATGTACATTAGTATTTCATGTCTTGGAATTAAAGATTTGAAACtctttagtattttttttatcatttactgTTCACATTTGGACCAGGTTTCACAAACATTTGTAATCCTTTTGTCTTATAAAAAATGTAACTTAAATCAAGATTTTAAGTTAACAGGTCAAGAAAGGAATACCTGTCATGTCTATGTTTGGTTTAATGAGCTTATTtacatcctatcaacagtttGTGAAGCTTTGGTTGTAAACATACCAAGAATACCAAGTTccttcaaatgaatgaccttgacccattttCAAGTTCACAGGGGACAGATGAGGTAAATCTTCAAATACACGTATCTTCTTCTCTATAGCTAAATGACCTAtaatgatgatacatgtatttggccTGTTGCCTGCCAGGATGAAGTGTTCCAGGTTCATTAAAGTGAATGACAGCTTTTCAAGGTGACTTTggttaaaatttcaaaattttgtagtCTTTGTCTGCTGACCATTGGGACTTGCACTCCAAGAGGTTTTACATGTTGACATATAAATTAAaggatgaaaaaaaattacaccCAGACATAGTATTTATTTATCAACTGTCATTAAAAACAAGTCAACAATCTGATCTGTACATAAGGCACACTTAATAATGTTTCTATATTGTTAATAATGTttctatattgttatttttttttaattgcaagTCACATGAAACAGTTTTCAGCTGGAGGTGAAAAGTTGAAAACTCAAATTCTTTATTTTACTTCTTCCAGTTACCACAGATATGAGACATTTCAATTTCCGGACATTCTTCTTGCTATAATGTCTCGTTTGATAACCCCTTCATTGTCATTTTCATGCATATGCATGGCTTGTTGTCGGGGACAGTCTAGTGCTGGATCTATTTCCAAGTAATCATCATATTCATCGTTGTGGATTAAACAAATGTTATGCAAAACACATGATACCATTATTACTTCCACCGCAGTTTTAATACTTTGAGTATCCAGATAATTTAGTCGCCTAAATCTGCCTTTCAGTAAGCCGAATGCTCTTTCTATTACAACTCTGTTTGCAGACAACATGTAATTGAAATTCTTTTGTTGATATGTGAGATGTCCATTATCTCTAAATGGTGTCAAGAGCCATCTACGAAGGGGATAAGCGCCATCAGCAATTGTATGATTGCCGTTACACAATAATAAACCATTCTCCCACAGGTCAGAATTGCGCAACACCCTTGCATCGTGGCAGCTACCAGGGTATCCTGCAAAACAATCTGTGAAGATCATTTCTGAATTACACACAGCCTGAAGGTGAAGAGAATGGAACTTTTTCCTATTGACATAAGACTGGGCATTCTCTTTTGGTGCACGTATTGGAATATGAGTTCCATCCAGGGAGCCTACAATCCCTGGAAATCCATTACGTTGTTCAAATTTGTCCACAGTTTCCTGCAGAGATTGATTTTTAGGCCAAGAAAtaaatttgtgttttaaatttttcaatatTGCATCAATGATCCGTCTTCTACATAAAACCACTGATGACTCGGATATCCCAAATCTGTCAGCTATCTTAATTATGCTATCTGAACCACCAAGGTACCACAATGTCACATATAACTGTTTTTCAACTGCAATAGGCTCTCGTCCACCAGTTCCACCAACTACTAGCTCCGGGCAATCTTTAAGATAGCTACTCATTTTCTGAAAGGTTTCTCGAGACAAACGAAACATTCGTCGAAACTCTGTCTCATTGTACTCTGGTATTACAGTATCAGCATAATTCAAAATCCTTGACCTTGGCTCTCTCACAAcactgaaattgaaataaaagaaaaaaatccacttaactttacaatataaaacacaacacCCTGGATCTGAATCAAAATTTTTATGAAGTGTGTAGTGATATGTATATGGAGACTGATGAATATCAATCAAGAATCTATTGATTATTATTTATGTATGGTAGCCCTGCGTTttgggaaaaataaataaattttattacaatattatgtaaatgtcacatgtgaaaattgtaaattatttctttttgttgTCCGAACACTGCGTGTCATATAACTGTCTGTCAGAAAAATCATGTTGCTGGTGGTTCTAGTGTGATAGAAATGTTGTGTGTCGACAACAGGAAGATGCAACGTACTATCTTAGATAGgacgaaaaacaaacaaaatctagTTTGATTCACTTACGACACAATGAATGAGTGATTATTTGTGTTTAGCAATGAAACTTACCAACAAGCACAATATGCAGCTATTGCCACACCTACTAAGTCATCTCCTTTGAAATTATCATCGTCTTCACCCATTTCTAAAGCTGACAACACAGAAGTAACGGTATTGGTCGCCATATTGGAAATACACTTCCTGTTCCAGCGCATTCGATTCGCACCAGTTCCAGAACACTGTTCCGGACAGTGAATCGAGCACGCcccgggcgaaccagtcgtcccactccttatttgctgagcgctaagcaggagcagcaactaccctttttagagactctggtatgtcccggccagggggacagaacccaaagccttcctcacaggggtgaacgctcaactaaaggccaaaagtgaggcattgtcaagggagacattaggaagaagttgttcagtgagaagagaaaagataagatcccaagtttagtcgcctcttacgatcatgcaatgggggcagcaggtacaattcttacgccctacctacagggcaggcaagaaaacatatatcagctgacaactttacaatagctgagtatagttctttccccaTTTCTTTAATACTTGTGGAAGActattgatatactcctgaatcaaTAAAGCTAGGTCTAGATTAGTATTATAGAGAGGTGCATTCCACGCCGGGTCccaaatctaggtcatatcTTAAAATAGATTAGATCACATGATATCTTTTTATATCCATTTAACCTGTTgtcaatgtattgttattatttgtGTCGCTATATTTTGAAAGTAGtttaaatgtctattgtttaacACGGGCATGACAACAACTACGAGTCTTTTGAAGAATCGTTATTTACTACAGCCGTATAAATAATGATAAGTTCCTATCGAAACAATACGTGTGTCCGCCTTGGAGATTAATCTAATTTGATACATCTATTTGAGTAGAAACATGCCAGGAACCTATTCACTGAGAATCCGACAACTGTATATTATCTAAGATTGACATCAGTATTCTTATACTTATCCTAGGATAAGGTAAAGCTAAGAACACGTCTTGCTAACAAAACAAATTAGCGGGAAACTCTTGTAAGAAAGTCAAAACCTGATTATTAGACGATGGCAACCCGTCTCGGGCATGACTATTTACACAGACAAATCTATACACGTTTGAATCAATCCCTGGagtcaatatatatgtgtacgtACATTGTGGTAAAAGCATcacatttgaatttttttacaTTGTGAGATCACgtgaatattttttataacaaaatggAAAGCAGCAGCGAGTACGATTCGGATTCCTTGAGGGATATTCAAAAGATGGAGGATGAGGACAAAAGAGTCCGACATCTCCTTAAAACCAAGGCGGGAGACATCCATGCAGCACGAGAGTCTGCCATGAAAAGAAGAAATGAGAGGATGAAGCAGAGAATTGCGGAACAAGCTAACAGGAGAGAAAGAGAGTttcaggtaaaatatataatctataaattTAAGTTTTACGTAATCCGTTTAAAgaatattaaaaaattaaacactagcgttttaagtattgattttgttttctaatgATTTGTAATTGATAGAACCGACGCAAACAGACAGGGGAGGAGAATCACATAGCGAGTCTGTTAAGGTCAAAGTGAGAGGAAATCAAGCAGTCAAGGGAAGATGCCATTAAAAAGAGAAAATAGAATTAGAAAAAGAATGGAAGAGCAAGCCGCAAGGAGGGCGAAAATATTGGAGGTTTGtctatttgttatatacattcctgagcatatatatatagatagaaaaAAAGTTAAACGATCTCTCTTAAGTGGtataacaatgattttttttttaaattaattatttttttatgtataggATCATAGACAACTTGAGGCGCTACGAGTTGAGGTGCATGAGCTAAACGAGGCGGCGGCGATGGGTAAGGTTAACGTGAGTGTTTAATCATGAAATCATAGCGCgtaatttacattgtatatacaaaagATAAGCTTTATTgttaaactgttttattatcgttatatatatatattgtagacgAAAGaggaagaaagaaagaaagggGAGGAACAACCGGAGGGGAAAGAAAGGAAAGGGGTGAGTATACACTTAATAATATACGTATATCTATAACCGCATTATAATCGTATACTATAATGTGATATTAACGGTTATTTCTTCTTTATCTTCTGTCGCCACGTAGAAAGTGGGTATCAAGCAAAAAGGAGGGAAGTACGTTTTAGATCGGAAGCAACAGATAGCTCGAGTACTTATACTAGATCAAGCTAGAGCGGGTTCTTCTTCCGACACTAACGTATTCAGAAACCACTGTCATTTTTGTGGAAGTCAGTTTGAAAAAGACAAAGAACTTAAATCTCATTTAGAACAGCGACACCTAAAAACAGAGCCGGACAGTGGCGATATTGAAGATAGGGCCTTTTTAGATCTGAAACGtaaatataaaaagttataaACATGGATCATCGAAGGGGGAAAGTACAGGACCATTATAATTTTCCCATCGAGGAACTATCTATTCAAACTCTTGAAAACCAACTTATGTACATATTCAGACAGCAATCAAAGATATTTAAACTTAATTTTTCGTTCGGCTTTGCACTGAACGATGTTGAAGGGGATATGAGATATTTCTACCCCCATAACAACGAAATTGTTCTTGACCAACCCGTCTTAATAGCTGATTTAGGAGACATACGACGATTGATTGACAGA
This genomic stretch from Pecten maximus chromosome 13, xPecMax1.1, whole genome shotgun sequence harbors:
- the LOC117341247 gene encoding uncharacterized protein LOC117341247 isoform X1 yields the protein MASSNFYRCNCGVFFCTLAAAMQHRCTKAVAGDTATCSSASTTSSRNIEDVGDSEDRTMFECDVCKGWFLDMKTFDRHDCIMNTGNASNESPLAAASSSSSSEKGNPISTCTWNRKATLMLIDLYKKLEESVSSGKMKKKVLWEKNSKRTAIRGLQFLL
- the LOC117341247 gene encoding E3 ubiquitin-protein ligase APD1-like isoform X2 codes for the protein MASSNFYRCNCGVFFCTLAAAMQHRCTKAVAGDTATCSSASTTSSRNIEDVGDSEDRTMFECDVCKGWFLDMKTFDRHDCIMNTGNASNESPLAAASSSSSSEKECVVCMEDGKHPNCVFVDCGHLVVCMDCGSRCNTCPVCREEIKQRIKVFP